The proteins below are encoded in one region of Girardinichthys multiradiatus isolate DD_20200921_A chromosome 19, DD_fGirMul_XY1, whole genome shotgun sequence:
- the LOC124885018 gene encoding enhancer of rudimentary homolog: MSHTILLVQPTKRPEGRTYADYESVNECMEGVCKMYEEHLKRMNPNSPSITYDISQLFDFIDDLADLSCLVYRADTQTYQPYNKDWIKEKIYVLLRRQAQQAAK; the protein is encoded by the exons TCTCACACCATCCTGCTGGTGCAGCCCACGAAGAGGCCAGAGGGTCGGACATATGCTGATTATGAATCCGTCAACGAATGTATGGAAG GAGTTTGTAAGATGTATGAGGAGCATTTAAAGAGAATGAACCCCAACAGTCCATCAATAACATATGACATCAGTCAACTGTTTGACTTCATCGATGACCTCGCTGACCTCAGCTGCTTGGT GTATCGTGCCGACACACAGACGTACCAGCCTTACAACAAGGACTGGATCAAGGAGAAGATCTATGTGCTGCTTCGTCGTCAAGCCCAGCAAGCAGCCAAGTGA